In Candidatus Saccharimonadales bacterium, the sequence CTCTTCTTGGTTAATCCGATCCTTGGTTATATCTCGCTGGCCATGAGTCTGCTGCTCGCTTTCGCAAGAGTGTACGTCGCGGCCCATTACCCGCTCGATCTCCTCGCCGGCTTCACTCTTGGGGCGGTTGTCACGTTCGTAGGTTACCGGCTTACTCGCAAACTGCTTGTCAAACTCTTTTACATCCTACTTACGACGCCACTTTGGCCTCTACTGGGCCAGCACCACCGCGAGAAGAAGTAGCAGCTCGGCCTACCTTAGCTGCCTCTACATCCCCTGCCAAGGCAGCCACAAATGCGTTTAGATCAGCTTCCTCGGCCTCACTCGGAACTTCTACGCCGGCCGCGTTGGCTATTGCTCTGGTTACACGAGCCCTCCGATGCTGTTCGCCCATAGCGTAGTCAGCGATGAGGCGAGCGACCTGCTCCCGAATCCGCTCGCGATGACCGTCAACGTCGGTTTGCAGCTCGAAGAGCGAGTCCATTTGCATCGTCGCTCTGTCTTTTTCGGGGCGGTATCTTTTTCGAAGCTCATTAGCATAGTTTCGAATTAGTGAGACACCCATAAAGATAGCGTTAGTGTCCATGTTGTTAATACGTTGCAAGAGTACTACCATCTCCTCTTGCACGATCGCTTCAACAAGATCAGCGCGCCGGTCCTGGCGATCCAAATCAGCCTCTCGTGCAGCCCTACTGCGGGTTCTTCGCCACCGAAGCTCGGCGTACCCTGGATCATTGTCGATCAAAAAGCTTGCGTGCAGAATCATGACAGGTAGTGCCCGGGCCAACTCCAGTCCTAATCGTTCACTCTTACCCTCTGTCAGATCTCTTATAAGAGGAGGAAGGTCGGCATAGTGAAGGGCGAGAGATAGTAGCCCTGACTTTATACCAAAGGACTTAGCAAACTCTTCTTGAGTCGGGCCGATACGTCGAGGGTTAACTGTCCCACCATAAGCAGCTACATCTTGCCGGGCTTTCTCGAGAGCAATACTCTTCTGGTAGCGATACATCTCTGCGATTGCCCGCAAGTTTCGAAGAATTGGAACCTCGCAGTGGATGTTCTCCTCCACTTGATCGGCAAGCAGACTCACAAGGTTATCTGGTCGGTTTAACTGGGCAGGTATGTACTCTAGGTTGGGATCCCGGTCAGCATCGACAGCAGCCTGCTTGACGCCTTTTAGTCTCGAGTGGCCAGCTACGAGTTGCGCATACTCTCCAGCTCGAGCAACAATCTGGCCGCCGACAATGTAGTCCGTCCCGAGTGGAGTCAATGCCCCAAGCAGGACGTCGGTGCCCCAGGTCTGGTTTGTCCAACGGACATACTCATCCATCAAGTCAGGTGTCAGGATGGCAATGTTAACCGGGTTGATAAGCCCGCGTCGAGCAATCGAGCCAGTCAGTGCCGCCTGTTGAGCGTTCTCACCAGGTCGGGTCTGGCCCAAAACATTGATGCAGCCGACCAAGACGTCATCGATCCTGATCTTCCTTGACGGTCTCATCTCTGGAGAACCGCTCGGCCGAAGGTCAGGGCCGGGGACAGCATGGAGTCGTCTTTCAGCAGCTTCAGGTGGCGCATGCGCTACCATTTAATGCCCCTCCAATCTCGCTACTTATATATGACCACATACAGCAGTCGTCTTCAAGATAAAAGCGATCTATTTTTGTTGACCCTACACGTTTATGTATAATTAGGGCATGTTACTGCTTATCGTTCACATCATTTTGGCCTTAGGCGGCCTCATTCTCATGGGTTCGGCTATAGCCGCCAAGGTAGCAGGTTCACAACTCAGCAAAAGGTTGTCACGAGCATCGCTTATCAGCGCTGCCGGTATGCTCGTTACGGGTTTCGGACTTGTCGTAACAACGCACTCGTCACTGACATCGGCCTGTTTGAGCGGCCTGAGCTATTTAGCGATACTGGTCGTACTCTATGCGGCCTACAGTCGAGCTACTGCCCGTAGTTCCTCAGCCCTATAACGATCGCATTGTACAATGCCATGCCTGTTGGTAGTTACTCGCTGGTAACGGTCACCGACCAGCCGCATTCGCTGTTGACTGCAAGGTAGTAGTTATGGCCAGGGTCTTGAGGATAGATTGTGGTTGTGATGTTCGTGGCTCCACTGCCGAGAGCATTGGCGATAGTCTGGTCATCGCTATTGTTACTGGACTGGATGCCGTACTCAAGGTCTGCAATGAAGTTTCCACTGCCACCATCAGATGAGCAGTCGTAGGAGTAGATCACTGTTAGCTGGGATGTGGATACTAGAAACGGGGCACTGTTCTGGATACCGTTGCCAGACATGTTGAGTAGTACTTTCGGTGTTGACACCGGCCTCGGTGTGGCGGTTGTTTTCGTAGTAGGTGTAGGTTTGTTAGCTGAACTACTCTCGGCCGCCGCTATGTCTTCTCTTTGTGTTGTGTTGCTGGGTGATATTGTGGGGCCAATGCCACCTGGAGGGCTGCTGTTTGTCTTAGTGTCATTGCTTGTAATACTCCCTACGACCCCGACGACTACAAAGAATAAGAGTAACCCCATAACGATTGAGGCTGTTTTATTTCTCTTTGCAAACGATTTGAAAGTCCACTTCTCATAGTGTGGTGTATGTGTCATGCCATACCTCTACTCTTATGTTGTAATGGAACCATCATTCCCTTTACAATGCAAGTCAGATTAACTGTGAGGTAAGGGGATGAAACATGAGAGAGAGCCTAAATGGGCTGCCGTATATAGGGATTTTGTTGTGCTCGCGTTGGTCATACTGATTGCGGGTGTGGTGTATGTTGGCATCACCGTCCGACAAGCTGAGCATGAGGTTGCGGCTGCTGTTCAGGCTGCTAATAACGCGGATATGGACGCTCAGAGCGCAACTAATGAAGCTCATCAGGCTGATCAAGATGCACAACAGGCCGATAGCGATATAGGCAGCGTCTGTTCGGCCGTCAGTGATATACCCGATGCTGGTAGTTGCTAGCTGAGATGCAGGCCGACGAAGCTATGGCTTCTAGAGTATGCGAGTGAGTATCCCCAGAAGTATAGGAGAGTAGCACATTAATATAGAGGGTGCTCTACGCTACACTGTTGAATGTCATACGATGTTTGCCATACGTCTTGGCCGGGATCATTGTATTGGGTTCCTCCCACGTTGATGGTGTTATGTATGCTTTGAGATTTATTTATCCAGAAGTTGTTAACACAAGTGCTGCGTGCGTGCCATTCGTAAAGCTCGAATACAAGTAGTGCAACTATCAGGAATACTACAATCCTTGATGTGTTATAGGTGTTGGCATAGTGATGTGGTTCGTCGTTCATAGTAGTGGTTTCAATATAGTTTAGTAGCTGGTGATATGTGGCCACGGAGGCGGTAGTGAAAGGTTGTATCCGGATGGGCAGGAGTTGCCAATGTTCACTTGATCCTCGCTGTAGAGATTTTGGACGTTGGCATTTTGGTTGTCTATTTCGCTGTTAATTGATGCGACGCTGTCTTGTTGGTATTCGAGCTCTTGAACATACTGAGGGGTTCTGTTGTTTTCGTTTGTTAGAGCTTCGTCAGCTTGATTAATCAAGTTGGTACAGTCTCGCGATTGCTGCTGGGCAAGTTGCTGGTTGTCGTTTTGAGATGAGGTGTCGGTTGGTATTGATGAGCTAGAGGTAGTGTCGAGGGATTTTGTTGTTGGGACGGTGGCGACTGGTTTAGCTGTAGTGCTGGAGGGTAACTTCGGGGTGGATGTGTGAGGTATGGTGATGGCTTGTGATGTAGTGCCGATATATGCCAACTGGTCGACCTTATAGACATGGTATATGGCGATAGACATAATGCCAACGCATAAGACGGCAGTAGTTACCCATATTGGGACGAGCGTTGACCTCTTCATGCCACGCATTATATACCATAAAAAATGCAACATGGTATAATAACCTTTCCACCAGAGATGATCATGTTCTCGCCAGACCTATAACGACCGGTTACCCATCGTGCAATGCCAAGTCTGTTGTACGTGTGTTACTACATAGCTTGGCGCGTGAACCCAGCACTGAACACTGTCATGGAAGAAGAGTATGAACAGAATACCAAGAGCGACAACTATCGGCACCAGAACGGGCCAGATACGTCGGATAGCCAAGGCTCTTGTTCGCCATGTCTCACCTTTGGTATTTGATCGCCCCAGAACATAGCTGAGATAGCTGACGACGCAGAGCGCTAGCGCAACCAGAGGAAGATATAGAACCCAGAGACCAATATACGGCCAGTGCCAGAGCCAAGAAGTATACAGAGTATGATCGTTGATAACCTTATCAAGGGCGTTAGCTAACAAAGCCCCGAAGAAGGGGAGTAAGAGCAGCCCTGCAAGCAGGCTACTTCTGGTAATAAACGGCGGCGTCTGGTTCATTTCACCTCCTGTGTATTGGATGTTCTGCTTAGTGATATTGACCGACTGATCTGCCAGAATATGGAGCCACAGAGCAACTTGGCCTCGCCGAGTCTTAACCCCGTCAACCATATCAGCCGTTGTCCGCAGCATCTCGTCCTCGTAGCGAAGCCGGTATGGCCTTGGATAAAGCCGTAGGGCTTGGGCGTAAAGTGGGAAACGTTTCTTGAGATTACTCACTAGATAACTCCTAACCCGACATCGAGAACCTGGCGGCGGCGAGCAAGCTCCACTGCGTTATGAAAGTACTCGATTTCGGCATTAAGCCTCTTTCGCCCTTTCTCAGTCAGCCGATAGTAGCGCCGTCTCGCTTCTTCGCCAGGGACTTCCTCAATAAGGCCATCTTCGGTTAACTGCTTTATGGTAGTGTAGAGCGATCCGGGGCCAAGCTTTATCTTGCCAAGCGAGTCTTCAGTAACCTGCTGCATGATCTCATAGCCGTGACGCGGTCTTAGGCTGAGAGCCAGAAGAATGCTGAATGAGACCTGAGGGAGTAGATTCATCGAACGTTTCATGATCTTATCATATCGTGTGACGATATAATGTCAATCTATATGTCCACACGACTGTAGAGTAGGCAAAAATTGAGCAGCGTACTCATCGGAGAGCGTGGCGAATCTGTCTGGGGTCCAAACGATGCCAGTATCGTAGACCTGGTCGCCAGGCTGGCTACCAACGACATGCCAATGAACATGATCTCTCTTGATAGCCGACTCAGCTATGTCTGGCCGCGACTTCTGCCAAACGTCGGTACCTTTGAGCCCTAACTTGCCAAGCATGACTGCTCTCAGTATTTCGATCTCAACATCGAGGCTCCAACGTTCGACACGCGTAAGGTGGCGGGGATCAATGATATGCCTGTTTGGGATGACAAGAGCGTGGACGGTCGCACCGAGCAGACGAGGGTTTGATAGAAAACTTGTCACATGCTCTCCTCGATAGATCATACGATCTTGATATGTCGCAGGTTGGCAGAAGTCACAATCACGAGCTGACATACGGCCACAGTAGCCGAGCGGCTATATTTAGGCAACGATAAGCATGTTCATTAGACAAGTATTTCAGGTGCATCGGGGAAGGCGTTGTAACCCCTGGCCCGT encodes:
- a CDS encoding PadR family transcriptional regulator, coding for MKRSMNLLPQVSFSILLALSLRPRHGYEIMQQVTEDSLGKIKLGPGSLYTTIKQLTEDGLIEEVPGEEARRRYYRLTEKGRKRLNAEIEYFHNAVELARRRQVLDVGLGVI
- a CDS encoding HIT domain-containing protein; its protein translation is MIYRGEHVTSFLSNPRLLGATVHALVIPNRHIIDPRHLTRVERWSLDVEIEILRAVMLGKLGLKGTDVWQKSRPDIAESAIKRDHVHWHVVGSQPGDQVYDTGIVWTPDRFATLSDEYAAQFLPTLQSCGHID